One Streptomyces sp. P9-A2 DNA window includes the following coding sequences:
- a CDS encoding maltokinase N-terminal cap-like domain-containing protein gives MSEAVTRTVTSPPGLLASLDPLLREWLPRQRWFAGKDRPVTGFALVAATELLPPTTKLGLYHLLVRAHQPLLPGHGGQEQPGECYQLLIGVREALPPRLAPALIGHVSEGPLAGRTVYEALHDTRPAELLLEALRSRARIGGLRFERDPGQEIRPGLVPRLMTVEQSNSSVVYGDTFILKLLRRIVPGINPDLELPLALAREGCPRVPPPTAWLVADPDPADPGEPHVLGVLQPFVQGATDGWELALRELAKGEDFVAEARALGRATAEVHTALARALPTVTLGHSGLRAMVAGMTERLAAAVRAVPALRPYATGLGSAYTALDGLAAEGQTWTAQRVHGDLHLGQCLRSPARGSSHAFGSGGEWSLIDFEGEPARPLAERRMPQPVVRDVAAMLRSFDYAARSADPPQPDWAEHCRAAYCSGYAEAAGTDPRTDPVMLRAYETDKAVYEVLYEARHRPQWLPVPLAAVRRLAGPDPTGPDLT, from the coding sequence ATGTCGGAAGCCGTCACACGCACCGTCACGAGCCCGCCCGGCCTCCTTGCGTCACTTGATCCACTCCTGAGGGAATGGCTGCCGCGGCAGCGCTGGTTCGCCGGCAAGGACCGCCCGGTCACCGGGTTCGCCCTGGTCGCGGCCACCGAACTGCTGCCGCCCACCACCAAGCTGGGTCTTTACCACCTGCTCGTACGCGCCCACCAGCCGCTGTTACCGGGCCACGGCGGCCAGGAGCAGCCCGGAGAGTGCTACCAGCTCCTCATAGGCGTGCGCGAGGCGCTGCCGCCCCGGCTGGCGCCCGCGCTGATCGGGCATGTGAGTGAGGGCCCGCTCGCCGGCCGGACGGTCTACGAGGCCCTGCACGACACCCGGCCCGCCGAACTGCTCCTGGAGGCCCTGCGCAGCCGGGCCCGGATCGGCGGGCTGCGCTTCGAACGGGACCCGGGGCAGGAGATCCGGCCCGGTCTGGTGCCACGCCTGATGACGGTCGAACAGTCGAATTCGTCCGTCGTCTACGGAGATACGTTCATCCTGAAGTTGCTGCGCCGGATCGTGCCCGGGATCAATCCCGATCTGGAGCTGCCGCTGGCGCTGGCCCGCGAGGGCTGCCCGCGAGTACCGCCGCCCACGGCGTGGCTGGTCGCGGACCCGGACCCGGCCGATCCCGGTGAGCCCCATGTACTGGGCGTGCTCCAGCCGTTCGTGCAGGGTGCGACGGACGGGTGGGAGCTGGCGCTGCGGGAGCTGGCCAAGGGCGAGGACTTCGTCGCCGAGGCGCGGGCGCTGGGGCGGGCCACCGCCGAGGTGCACACCGCGCTGGCCCGCGCGCTGCCCACGGTCACCCTGGGGCACAGCGGGCTGCGGGCCATGGTCGCCGGCATGACCGAGCGGCTGGCGGCGGCCGTCCGGGCGGTGCCCGCGCTGCGGCCGTACGCGACCGGTCTCGGCTCGGCGTACACCGCCCTGGACGGCCTGGCCGCCGAGGGGCAGACCTGGACCGCCCAGCGGGTGCACGGCGATCTGCATCTCGGCCAGTGCCTGCGGTCCCCGGCCAGGGGCTCCTCCCACGCTTTCGGCAGTGGGGGAGAGTGGTCGCTGATCGACTTCGAGGGCGAACCGGCCCGGCCGCTCGCCGAGCGGCGGATGCCGCAGCCCGTGGTCCGGGACGTGGCCGCCATGCTGCGGTCCTTCGACTACGCGGCCCGCTCCGCGGACCCGCCGCAGCCGGACTGGGCCGAGCACTGCCGGGCGGCGTACTGCTCCGGCTACGCGGAGGCGGCGGGCACGGATCCGCGCACCGATCCCGTGATGCTGCGCGCGTACGAGACGGACAAGGCCGTCTACGAGGTGCTGTACGAGGCCCGGCACCGGCCCCAGTGGCTTCCGGTCCCGTTGGCGGCGGTGCGCAGACTCGCCGGACCTGACCCGACCGGACCCGACCTGACCTGA
- a CDS encoding HelD family protein — MRAGAELSNSEYPDREFRQEQEFIDGLYARVDALRGDTEVSLTDALGQGNTPMQARLERDILVAERSGLLEALNAVDGSLCFGRIDLSSNATHHIGRIGLRADDTERTPVLIDWRADVARPFYLATGHTPMGLRRRRHITSEGRTVTALHDEILDLGDETRTGHEDPTGDAVLLAALTSARTGRMGDIVRTIQADQDRIIRAPHRGVLVVEGGPGTGKTAVALHRAAYLLYEYRELLARRAVLIVGPNPAFLGYIGEVLPSLGETGVLLATVGELFPGVRTTRADTPEAAAVKGRAAMADVLAEAVRDRQALPDPVITIEHDREILMLDDGLVRVARERTRAAELPHNTSREYFEGHILNALTDMVAERIGTDPYDGSNLLDPSDITQIRDELAENPEVWSAVDQLWPRITPQRLVADFLAAPEEFLPAEDAAAVRRPVTRHWTVADVPLLDEAAELLGEDDRLLRERADRERRTQIAYAQGVLDVSYASRTFEFEDKEEGDPESSEVLSAHDIIDAERFAERHEEDDHRSAAERAAADRTWAFGHIIVDEAQELSPMAWRLLMRRSPTRSMTLVGDPAQTSEAGGVGSWEDILAPYVEDRWEHTRLGVNYRTPAEIMDVAAAVVRAEHPGFEPPGSVRSTGLRPWARATDDLPGAVAEAVAEFTAGSPGPQDPPGPDGTAPGRLAVIAPRDLHRALAARLDGVTAGTEPDLTQGVVLLDPRQAKGLEFDSVLVVEPGRYGTSDLYVALTRATQRLGVLHTEPLPKPLADTLT; from the coding sequence ATCCGGGCGGGAGCCGAATTGTCAAACAGCGAATATCCGGACCGTGAATTCCGACAGGAACAGGAATTCATCGACGGACTGTACGCACGCGTGGACGCCCTGCGCGGAGACACCGAGGTGTCCCTCACGGACGCGCTCGGCCAGGGCAACACGCCCATGCAGGCCAGGCTGGAGCGGGACATCCTCGTCGCCGAGCGGTCCGGGCTGCTCGAGGCGCTGAACGCGGTGGACGGTTCGCTGTGCTTCGGCCGGATCGACCTCTCCTCGAACGCCACCCACCACATCGGCCGGATCGGCCTGCGCGCCGACGACACCGAGCGCACCCCCGTCCTCATCGACTGGCGCGCCGACGTCGCCCGCCCGTTCTACCTGGCCACCGGCCACACCCCGATGGGGCTGAGGCGCCGCCGGCACATCACCTCCGAGGGGCGCACGGTCACCGCGCTGCACGACGAGATCCTCGACCTCGGTGACGAGACCCGTACCGGCCACGAGGACCCGACCGGCGACGCCGTGCTGCTCGCCGCGCTCACCTCCGCGCGCACCGGCCGCATGGGTGACATCGTCCGCACCATCCAGGCCGACCAGGACCGCATCATCCGCGCCCCGCACCGCGGCGTACTGGTGGTCGAGGGCGGCCCCGGCACCGGCAAGACCGCCGTGGCCCTGCACCGCGCCGCCTACCTCCTCTACGAGTACCGCGAGCTGCTGGCCCGCCGCGCCGTCCTGATCGTCGGCCCCAACCCGGCGTTCCTCGGCTACATCGGCGAGGTGCTGCCCAGCCTCGGTGAGACCGGGGTGCTGCTCGCGACCGTCGGCGAGCTGTTCCCCGGCGTGAGGACCACCCGGGCGGACACCCCCGAGGCCGCCGCGGTGAAGGGCCGGGCCGCCATGGCGGACGTCCTCGCCGAGGCCGTCCGCGACCGGCAGGCGCTGCCCGACCCGGTGATCACCATCGAGCACGACCGCGAGATCCTCATGCTGGACGACGGCCTGGTCCGGGTCGCCCGCGAACGCACCCGCGCCGCCGAGCTGCCGCACAACACGTCCCGCGAGTACTTCGAGGGCCACATCCTCAACGCGCTCACCGACATGGTCGCCGAACGCATCGGCACCGACCCGTACGACGGCAGCAACCTGCTCGACCCCAGCGACATCACCCAGATCCGCGACGAGCTCGCCGAGAACCCCGAAGTATGGTCGGCCGTAGACCAGCTGTGGCCCCGGATCACCCCGCAGCGGCTGGTCGCCGACTTCCTCGCCGCCCCCGAGGAGTTCCTGCCGGCCGAGGACGCCGCCGCCGTGCGCCGTCCGGTGACCCGGCACTGGACCGTCGCCGACGTGCCACTGCTCGACGAGGCCGCCGAACTCCTCGGCGAGGACGACCGGTTGCTGCGCGAGCGGGCCGACCGGGAGCGGCGGACGCAGATCGCCTACGCCCAGGGCGTCCTGGACGTGTCGTACGCGTCGCGGACCTTCGAGTTCGAGGACAAGGAGGAGGGCGACCCCGAATCCTCCGAGGTCCTGTCCGCGCACGACATCATCGACGCGGAACGCTTCGCGGAGCGGCACGAGGAGGACGACCACCGCAGCGCCGCCGAACGGGCCGCCGCCGACCGCACCTGGGCGTTCGGCCACATCATCGTCGACGAGGCACAGGAACTGTCGCCGATGGCCTGGAGGCTGCTGATGCGGCGCAGCCCGACCCGCTCGATGACCCTGGTCGGCGACCCGGCGCAGACCTCGGAGGCGGGCGGGGTCGGCTCCTGGGAGGACATCCTCGCCCCGTACGTCGAGGACCGCTGGGAGCACACCCGGCTCGGCGTCAACTACCGGACCCCGGCCGAGATCATGGACGTCGCGGCGGCCGTGGTCCGTGCCGAACACCCCGGCTTCGAGCCGCCCGGCTCGGTCCGCTCCACCGGCCTGCGCCCCTGGGCCCGCGCCACCGACGACCTGCCCGGCGCCGTCGCCGAGGCCGTCGCCGAATTCACCGCCGGGTCCCCGGGGCCCCAGGACCCGCCCGGACCGGACGGCACCGCGCCGGGCCGGCTCGCCGTCATCGCCCCGCGCGACCTGCACCGCGCCCTGGCCGCCCGGCTGGACGGGGTCACGGCGGGCACCGAACCGGACCTGACGCAGGGGGTCGTACTGCTCGACCCGCGGCAGGCCAAAGGCCTGGAGTTCGACTCCGTCCTGGTGGTCGAACCGGGGCGCTACGGCACCAGCGACCTGTACGTGGCGCTGACCCGCGCCACCCAGCGGCTCGGCGTCCTGCACACCGAACCGCTGCCGAAGCCGCTGGCCGACACCCTGACGTAG
- the glgB gene encoding 1,4-alpha-glucan branching enzyme, producing MTPRPESSGSHPEQPAEQRPAEPPTAARKKKPAAATAAEAIPGKGATKKGAVRKDAVQKGTGKKGTAKKKALKQGRAKKTEAVRVRASGARPAAGRLAPPEAELALSPALGPADRQRLLDGTHHDPHAVLGGHPVPGGVAFRAFKPYALAVTVVSGGLTVELHDDGGGFFSALLPLREVPAYRLLVAYEETVREVEDAYRLLPTLGEFDLHLIGEGRHEELWTALGAHPMTHQGVTGTRFAVWAPNARGVRVAGGFNFWDGAGYPMRSLGSSGVWELFVPGVGEGELYKFDITRPDGSKTLRADPMARRTEVPPATSSVVTSSRYAWGDAEWLARRAEVPAHEAPFSVYEVHLPSWRPGLTYRQLAEQLPAYVKDLGFTHVELMPVAEHPYGPSWGYQVTGFYAPTARLGTPDDFRYLVDALHRAGIGVLMDWVPAHFPRDEWALAEFDGRPLYEHADPLRAAHPDWGTLEFDFGRREVRNFLVANAVYWCEEFHIDGLRVDAVASMLYLDYSREPGQWTPNEHGGRENLDAVAFLQEMNATVYRRVPGVVTAAEESTAWDGVTRATHHEGPSGFGGLGFGLKWNMGWMHDSLQYMSHEPVHRTYHHHEMTFSMVYAYSENYVLPISHDEVVHGKRSLVSKMPGDWWQRRANTRAYLGFMWAHPGKQLLFMGQEFAQGAEWSEQHGPDWWLLDPAYGAEADHRGVRDLVRDLNTVYRRTPALWRLDTDPAGFRWVAGDAAEDNVLAFLRYDRDGTPLLAVSHFAPVVRHDHLIGVPDDVPAWQEVLNTDAARYGGGDVTHPDPVKPESQGRHGFPASIRLTLPPLATVWLRPA from the coding sequence GTGACCCCCCGCCCCGAGTCCAGCGGTTCACATCCGGAGCAGCCGGCCGAGCAGCGGCCCGCCGAGCCGCCGACGGCCGCGCGAAAGAAGAAACCCGCGGCGGCCACGGCGGCCGAGGCGATACCCGGGAAGGGCGCCACGAAGAAAGGTGCCGTGCGGAAGGACGCCGTGCAGAAGGGCACTGGGAAGAAGGGCACGGCAAAGAAGAAGGCTCTGAAGCAGGGCAGGGCGAAGAAGACCGAGGCCGTCCGGGTGCGGGCCTCCGGGGCGCGCCCGGCGGCCGGGCGGCTCGCCCCGCCGGAGGCCGAGCTCGCGCTCTCCCCCGCTCTCGGCCCCGCCGACCGGCAGCGGCTGCTGGACGGTACGCACCACGACCCGCACGCGGTGCTGGGCGGGCACCCGGTGCCCGGCGGGGTCGCCTTCCGGGCGTTCAAGCCGTACGCCCTGGCCGTCACCGTGGTCTCCGGGGGTCTCACCGTCGAGCTGCACGACGACGGGGGCGGGTTCTTCTCGGCGCTGCTGCCGCTGCGGGAGGTCCCGGCGTACCGGCTGCTCGTGGCGTACGAGGAGACGGTGCGGGAAGTCGAGGACGCGTACCGGCTGCTGCCCACGCTCGGCGAGTTCGATCTGCATCTGATCGGCGAGGGCCGGCACGAGGAACTGTGGACGGCGCTCGGCGCGCACCCCATGACCCACCAGGGGGTGACCGGCACCAGGTTCGCGGTGTGGGCGCCGAACGCGCGTGGGGTGCGGGTGGCGGGCGGCTTCAACTTCTGGGACGGCGCCGGGTACCCCATGCGGTCGCTGGGCTCGTCCGGGGTGTGGGAGCTGTTCGTGCCGGGGGTCGGGGAGGGCGAGCTGTACAAGTTCGACATCACCCGGCCCGACGGTTCGAAGACCCTGCGCGCCGACCCGATGGCGCGGCGCACGGAGGTCCCGCCGGCCACCTCGTCCGTCGTCACGTCCTCGCGGTACGCGTGGGGGGACGCCGAGTGGCTGGCGCGCCGCGCCGAAGTGCCCGCGCACGAGGCGCCGTTCTCGGTGTACGAGGTACACCTGCCGTCATGGCGACCAGGGCTGACGTATCGTCAACTGGCGGAACAGCTGCCCGCGTACGTCAAGGACCTCGGCTTCACGCACGTCGAGCTGATGCCGGTCGCGGAGCACCCCTACGGCCCGTCCTGGGGCTACCAGGTCACCGGTTTCTACGCGCCCACGGCCCGCCTCGGCACCCCGGACGACTTCCGGTACCTGGTGGACGCGCTGCACCGGGCCGGGATCGGGGTGCTGATGGACTGGGTGCCGGCCCACTTCCCGCGGGACGAGTGGGCGCTGGCCGAGTTCGACGGCCGGCCGCTGTACGAGCACGCCGATCCGCTGCGGGCCGCCCATCCCGACTGGGGGACCCTGGAGTTCGACTTCGGGCGGCGCGAGGTGCGCAACTTCCTGGTGGCCAACGCCGTTTACTGGTGCGAGGAGTTCCACATCGACGGGCTGCGCGTGGACGCCGTCGCCTCGATGCTGTACCTCGACTACTCGCGCGAGCCGGGTCAGTGGACGCCGAACGAGCACGGCGGCCGGGAGAACCTGGACGCGGTGGCGTTCCTGCAGGAGATGAACGCGACGGTGTACCGCAGGGTTCCCGGTGTGGTGACGGCCGCGGAGGAGTCCACGGCCTGGGACGGCGTCACCCGGGCCACCCACCACGAGGGCCCGAGCGGTTTCGGTGGGCTCGGCTTCGGGCTGAAGTGGAACATGGGCTGGATGCACGACTCGCTGCAGTACATGAGCCACGAGCCGGTCCACCGCACGTACCACCACCACGAGATGACGTTCTCGATGGTGTACGCCTACAGCGAGAACTACGTGCTGCCGATCTCCCACGACGAGGTCGTGCACGGCAAGCGGTCACTGGTGTCGAAGATGCCCGGCGACTGGTGGCAGCGGCGGGCGAACACCCGGGCCTACCTCGGTTTCATGTGGGCCCACCCCGGCAAGCAACTGCTGTTCATGGGGCAGGAGTTCGCGCAGGGCGCCGAGTGGTCCGAGCAGCACGGACCGGACTGGTGGCTGCTGGACCCGGCCTATGGCGCGGAGGCCGACCACCGCGGGGTGCGCGACCTGGTGCGCGACCTCAACACCGTGTACCGGCGGACCCCGGCACTGTGGCGGCTGGACACCGATCCGGCCGGGTTCCGGTGGGTGGCCGGGGACGCGGCCGAGGACAACGTACTGGCGTTCCTGCGGTACGACCGGGACGGCACCCCACTGCTCGCGGTGTCCCACTTCGCCCCCGTGGTCCGGCACGACCACCTGATCGGTGTCCCGGACGACGTGCCCGCCTGGCAGGAGGTGCTGAACACCGACGCGGCCCGCTACGGCGGCGGCGATGTGACCCATCCGGACCCGGTCAAGCCGGAGTCGCAGGGGCGGCACGGGTTCCCGGCGAGCATCCGGCTGACCCTGCCGCCCCTGGCGACGGTCTGGCTCCGCCCGGCCTGA
- a CDS encoding alpha-1,4-glucan--maltose-1-phosphate maltosyltransferase yields the protein MSATPLSTAPPSTASPTSVGRIPVLDVRPVVREGRRPAKAVVGETFEVTATVFREGHDAVAANVVLTDPEGRRGPFTPMRELAPGTDRWGATVTPGRTGYWTYTVEAWGDPVTTWRRHARIKIPAGIDTELVLEEGARLHERAAAHVPDPDRRAALLTAVDALRDARRPASSRLAGASVPEVDAVLARHPLRELVTTSDPMPLLVERERALYGSWYEFFPRSEGTPTHPHGTFRTAARRLPAIAAMGFDVLYLPPIHPIGTTHRKGRNNTLTPTPDDVGVPWAIGSPEGGHDSVHPQLGTLEDFTWFVRQATRHGLETALDFALQCSPDHPWVHKHPQWFNHRPDNTIAHAENPPKKYQDIHPIAFDADMDGLIAETCRILRHWMNTGVRIFRVDNPHTKPVAFWERVIADINRTDPDVIFLAEAFTRPAMMHTLAAIGFQQSYTYFTWRTTKQELTEYLTELAGDAACYMRPNLFTNTPDILHAYLQHGGRPAFEVRAVLAATLSPTWGIYSGYELCENTPLREGSEEYLDSEKYQLTPRDWAGAEHHGRTIAPLITRLNTIRRENPALRRLRNLRFHQADKDSVIAYSKRQGSNTVLVVANLDPHRTQEATVSLDMPQLGLERHESVPVRDELTGETYHWGRANYVRLGPGGAHVLVLGRGADDGRDHDRTTSASASVSVSAFGTAPPGPHSTTARPSRPSTPQIGGSPAS from the coding sequence GTGAGCGCCACACCCCTGAGCACCGCCCCTCCAAGCACCGCCTCCCCCACCTCCGTGGGCCGTATCCCCGTCCTCGACGTCCGGCCGGTGGTCCGCGAGGGGCGTCGGCCGGCGAAGGCGGTCGTCGGGGAGACGTTCGAGGTGACGGCGACCGTGTTCCGTGAGGGGCACGACGCGGTGGCCGCCAATGTCGTCCTGACCGACCCCGAGGGCCGGCGGGGGCCGTTCACGCCGATGCGGGAACTGGCGCCCGGCACCGACCGGTGGGGGGCCACCGTCACCCCAGGGAGGACGGGGTACTGGACGTACACCGTGGAGGCGTGGGGCGATCCGGTCACCACCTGGCGGCGCCACGCGCGGATCAAGATTCCGGCGGGGATCGACACGGAGCTGGTCCTGGAGGAGGGTGCCCGGCTCCACGAACGGGCGGCGGCCCACGTCCCGGACCCGGACCGACGGGCCGCCCTCCTCACCGCCGTGGACGCGCTGCGCGACGCACGGCGTCCGGCGTCGTCCCGGCTGGCGGGGGCGTCGGTGCCGGAGGTGGACGCGGTGCTGGCCCGCCATCCGCTGCGGGAACTGGTCACCACCAGTGACCCGATGCCCCTGCTCGTGGAACGCGAACGCGCCCTCTACGGCTCCTGGTACGAGTTCTTCCCCCGCTCCGAGGGCACCCCCACCCACCCCCACGGCACCTTCCGCACCGCCGCCCGCCGACTGCCCGCCATCGCCGCGATGGGCTTCGACGTCCTCTACCTCCCCCCCATCCACCCCATCGGCACCACCCACCGCAAGGGACGCAACAACACCCTCACCCCCACACCCGACGACGTCGGCGTCCCCTGGGCCATCGGCTCCCCCGAAGGCGGCCACGACAGCGTCCACCCACAACTGGGCACCCTGGAGGACTTCACCTGGTTCGTCCGCCAGGCCACCCGCCACGGACTCGAGACCGCCCTGGACTTCGCCCTGCAGTGCTCCCCCGACCACCCCTGGGTCCACAAACACCCCCAGTGGTTCAACCACCGCCCCGACAACACCATCGCCCACGCCGAGAACCCGCCCAAGAAATACCAGGACATCCACCCCATCGCCTTCGACGCCGACATGGACGGCCTGATCGCCGAGACCTGCCGCATCCTGCGCCACTGGATGAACACCGGCGTACGCATCTTCCGCGTCGACAACCCCCACACCAAACCCGTCGCGTTCTGGGAACGCGTCATCGCCGACATCAACCGCACCGACCCCGACGTCATCTTCCTGGCCGAGGCCTTCACCCGCCCCGCGATGATGCACACCCTCGCCGCCATCGGCTTCCAGCAGTCCTACACCTACTTCACCTGGCGCACCACCAAACAGGAACTGACCGAGTACCTCACCGAACTGGCCGGCGACGCCGCCTGCTACATGCGGCCCAACCTGTTCACCAACACCCCCGACATCCTGCACGCCTACCTCCAGCACGGCGGACGCCCCGCCTTCGAGGTCCGCGCCGTCCTGGCCGCCACCCTCTCCCCCACCTGGGGCATCTACAGCGGCTACGAACTCTGCGAGAACACCCCCCTGCGCGAGGGCTCCGAGGAATACCTCGACTCCGAGAAATACCAGCTCACCCCCCGCGACTGGGCCGGCGCCGAACACCACGGCCGCACCATCGCCCCCCTCATCACCCGCCTCAACACCATCCGCCGGGAGAATCCGGCCCTGCGCCGGCTGCGGAATCTCCGTTTCCACCAGGCGGACAAAGACTCGGTCATCGCCTACTCGAAGAGGCAGGGTTCGAACACGGTGCTGGTGGTCGCCAACCTCGATCCCCACCGCACCCAGGAGGCCACGGTCTCGTTGGACATGCCGCAACTCGGCCTGGAACGGCACGAGTCGGTACCGGTACGCGACGAACTCACCGGCGAGACGTACCACTGGGGCAGGGCCAACTACGTGCGTCTGGGGCCGGGCGGCGCGCATGTGCTCGTCCTCGGCCGGGGGGCCGACGACGGCCGTGACCACGACCGCACGACTTCGGCCTCGGCCTCGGTCTCGGTCTCGGCCTTCGGAACCGCGCCCCCCGGCCCGCACAGCACGACTGCGCGACCGTCCCGACCGTCCACCCCGCAGATCGGAGGGTCACCCGCATCATGA
- the treS gene encoding maltose alpha-D-glucosyltransferase, whose product MIVNEPVPDTFEDTPAQDRDPDWFRRAVFYEVLVRSFQDSNGDGIGDLKGLTAKLDYLQWLGVDCLWLPPFFKSPLRDGGYDVADYTAVLPEFGDLADFVEFVDAAHQRGMRVIIDFVMNHTSDQHPWFQESRQNPDGPYGDYYVWADDDKQYQDARIIFVDTEASNWTYDQVRGQYYWHRFFSHQPDLNYENPAVQEEVISALKFWLDLGIDGFRLDAVPYLYQEEGTNCENLPATHTFLKRVRKEIDAQYPDTVVLAEANQWPEDVVDYFGDYTAGGDECHMAFHFPVMPRIFMAVRRESRYPVSEILAKTPAIPSGCQWGIFLRNHDELTLEMVTDEERDYMWAEYAKDPRMRANIGIRRRLAPLLDNDRNQIELFNALLLSLPGSPILYYGDEIGMGDNIWLGDRDAVRTPMQWTPDRNAGFSSSDPGRLFLPTIMDPVYGYQVTNVEASMASPSSLLHWTRRMIEIRKQNHAFGLGTYTELPSSNPAVLAFLREYEDDLVLCVNNFSRFAQPTELDLSAFEGRHPVELFGGVRFPAIGELPYLLTLGGHGFYWFRLRQESTGSGDAVTPP is encoded by the coding sequence ATGATCGTCAACGAGCCCGTACCGGACACCTTCGAGGACACACCGGCGCAGGACCGCGACCCGGACTGGTTCAGGCGTGCCGTCTTCTACGAGGTCCTCGTCCGTTCCTTCCAGGACAGCAACGGCGACGGCATCGGTGACCTGAAGGGGCTGACCGCCAAGCTCGACTATCTGCAGTGGCTCGGCGTCGACTGCCTCTGGCTGCCTCCGTTCTTCAAGTCACCGCTGCGCGACGGCGGTTACGACGTCGCCGACTACACCGCGGTACTGCCCGAGTTCGGCGACCTCGCCGACTTCGTGGAGTTCGTGGACGCCGCCCACCAGCGGGGCATGCGCGTGATCATCGACTTCGTCATGAACCACACCAGCGACCAGCACCCGTGGTTCCAGGAGTCCCGCCAGAACCCCGACGGCCCCTACGGGGACTACTACGTCTGGGCGGACGACGACAAGCAGTACCAGGACGCGCGGATCATCTTCGTCGACACCGAGGCCTCCAACTGGACATACGACCAGGTCCGCGGGCAGTACTACTGGCACCGCTTCTTCTCGCACCAGCCGGACCTCAACTACGAGAACCCGGCCGTGCAGGAGGAGGTGATCTCCGCGCTGAAGTTCTGGCTGGACCTGGGCATCGACGGTTTCCGGCTGGACGCCGTGCCGTACCTCTACCAGGAGGAGGGCACCAACTGCGAGAACCTGCCGGCCACGCACACCTTCCTGAAACGGGTGCGCAAGGAGATCGACGCGCAGTACCCGGACACGGTGGTCCTCGCCGAGGCGAACCAGTGGCCGGAGGACGTCGTCGACTACTTCGGCGACTACACCGCCGGCGGCGACGAGTGCCACATGGCGTTCCACTTCCCGGTGATGCCCCGCATCTTCATGGCCGTGCGACGCGAGTCGCGCTACCCCGTCTCCGAGATCCTGGCCAAGACCCCGGCCATCCCGTCGGGCTGCCAGTGGGGCATCTTCCTGCGCAACCACGACGAGCTGACCCTGGAGATGGTCACCGACGAGGAACGCGACTACATGTGGGCCGAGTACGCCAAGGACCCGCGGATGCGCGCCAACATCGGCATCCGCCGCCGCCTGGCCCCGCTGCTGGACAACGACCGCAACCAGATCGAACTCTTCAACGCCCTGCTGCTGTCCCTGCCCGGCTCGCCGATCCTCTACTACGGCGACGAGATCGGCATGGGCGACAACATCTGGCTCGGCGACCGCGACGCGGTGCGCACCCCCATGCAGTGGACCCCCGACCGCAACGCCGGCTTCTCCTCCTCCGACCCCGGACGGCTGTTCCTGCCCACGATCATGGACCCGGTTTACGGCTACCAGGTCACCAACGTCGAGGCGTCCATGGCGTCGCCGTCGTCGCTGCTGCACTGGACCCGCCGCATGATCGAGATCCGCAAGCAGAACCACGCCTTCGGCCTGGGCACCTACACCGAACTCCCCTCCTCCAATCCCGCCGTCCTCGCCTTCCTGCGGGAGTACGAGGACGATCTGGTGCTCTGCGTGAACAACTTCTCCCGTTTCGCGCAGCCCACCGAGCTCGACCTGAGCGCCTTCGAGGGCCGCCATCCGGTCGAGCTGTTCGGCGGGGTGCGCTTCCCGGCCATCGGTGAACTGCCGTATCTGCTGACCCTGGGGGGCCACGGCTTCTACTGGTTCCGGCTGCGGCAGGAGAGCACGGGGAGCGGTGACGCGGTGACGCCGCCCTGA